The genomic window CGCTTATTCGCGATCAGCAACCGCAATCCCTAGAAGACGTATTGAAATTTGCTAGTGCCATTACCCCCGGTGACGGTATTAGCGATAGTAATGACGATGTTTATTTACGGGGTTTTCAGCGCCACGCAATGTATTTAGATGGCTTTAGGCTCGGCGACAGCAGTGGCGTTCGACTACTACCGGCAGGCATAGAGCGGGTAGAGATTTTAAAAGGCCCGTCCACCATTCATTACGGCCAAGCAGAGCCGGGTGGCATTGTGAATGTTATTCGCAAAAAGCCCAAAGCAGAAACGTTCAGTCAGGCGCAATTGATCGCTGGGGATATGGGGCGGCTAGGGGTAAGTGTTGATGTAAATAGGCCCTTGCTCAATACCAATAAGGCGAATTACCGGGTCATTTTTGTAGATGATCAGCAGCAGGAGTCGGGTGATATTCTTAATATTCACCGCCAGTTGCTGTCTAGCTCAATCGCTTGGCAGCCAAGTGCAAATACCACTGTTGATGTGGGTTTCGAATATCAAAAGGCCAGCCAAGAGTGGGATAGAAGCTTTGAAGTATTTACTGAGTTCGGCAATATTTTCCCCCATCGATCGATGGCAGATGTAGCCAAACAAGCGCGCCCAGGTTTTACGGCTCACTTCAATTTATTCAGCGCTGAGGTAAATCACTACTTTAACCCCAACTGGCAGTTACAGCTAAAAGCAAATTTGTTACAGGAATATCGCTACGGTGTTCGCACAACAACAGATAGCTATTTAGATGATCGTGTGCTTTTAAACACCGAAGGTCTAGGGCCAGATTTTGCATTGTTTATTCTGGGTAGCCAAACGGTTTTGCCGCTTATTGTGGAGCAACACGATGGGCTTTGGCACTATGGTTTAGGGCCCATTCGAAGTATTTACGATCAAGATGACGTAGAATTGGATAGCGGTTTTAGTGCGAAATTAGAGGGTAGTTTTGATACCGCTAACTTAGAGCATAACCTTTCGCTAGGAGTAGATTGGCACACGCAAAATATTACAAAGCGCTATATTGTAGAGCGCAGAGATATTGCACTTGGACAGCGTTGGGATGCATTTGAATTTGAAGCCGCCTTTGCAGAACTTGCGCAAACATTATTTATTGAAGACCGGCCACTGGGCGAGCTTGAAGAATATGCGAAAGAGTTAGATTACTCAGACTTTGGCGCATTTGTACAAGATAGCGTTGCACTTACCGATGAGTGGTTAGTGTCTGCAGGTGCGCGTTACATTGTTACCCAAGCAGATGTAAACGATATAACCCTGAATACAGCGACGCAGCTAAAAACCTTTAAGCACTTATCCACCCAAGCTGGCGTAGTGTACAAACCCAACCACGATCACTCTGTTTTTGCCAATTACAGTGAAGCGCTGCGTGCGAATTATATTTTGGATGATATAGGGTCCCAAATCACCGAGCCGGAATTATCGAACCAATATGAAGTAGGGCTAAAGTCTTATTGGTTGGGTGGTGATGTGCAAACGAGTGTCGCTGCGTATCATATTAATAAATGGAATGTTGTTGATGTGCAAGTTGTAGAGGGGTACCGCACAGCGTTAAGCGGCGCTACTTACGAGGTGCAAGGCATAGATTTCGATTTAAGTGCGCAGGTTAGCCCAAAGCTAAATGTACTTTTGGCGGCATCTGTAATCGACCCAAGTATAACGGATGGGAGCAACACCGGAAATTTACCCAAAATGGCTGCAGAGCAAACTTCCAGTGTGTTTACGCACTACCAGCTTAATAGTAAGCTAGATTTTGTTGCCGGCTATAAATTCGTAAGTGAACGTTATGCCGATGATGCCAATACCTTTAGACTAGAAGCCTACGGCACATTCGATGCCGGTGTTAGTTATACCTTTCAGTTAAATGGCTTGCATGCCAAGTGTAACTTGTCTGTTAAAAATTTATCTGATGTGCCGTACATCACTGCCGTCGATAGAGGGGCTCGCGTGAACGAGTCGGCAGGTAGAACTATTTCCGCCAGTTTTCAGGTAACGATGTAAATGTCTGCTACCGATAAATTAATTTCGCTTTACGAAAAATACCGGTCTGACCTAGGTGGTTTAATCGCAACGAAGTTTAAAAAGAATCAGCACGATGCGGAAGACATTGTTCAAGATGCTTTCTACAATGTATTGCGCGCAAAAAATATAGATACGATCGATAACCCAAAGGCGTACTTGTATCAAGCCGCTTCAAATTTAGCGTTAAACCGCATTCGTAAAAATAATTATCATCGCGATTACATTGCTAGTATGGATGACACTGCAGTAGATATGCTTACCCCAGAGCGCAATGTACTGGCGCAGCACGACCTTAAAATGTTGGAGACGGCAATGGATAAGCTACCGAAAAAATATCAAACCACGTTTTTAATGAGTCGTATGCATTCCAAAAGCTATAAAGAAATTGCCGCAGATCTAAACATTGCCGAAAGCACAGTGGAAAAACACATTATAAAAACCCTAAAGCACCTGCGCAGCCATTTGGATGAGGAGGTTGGGGTATGAGTAATATTCAGCGCAATAGTCATATAGAAAATGTGGCGATCGAATGGCTGGTTAAATTAAATAGAGATACCGTGCCCTCTGAGTTGGAAGCGGAATTTATGGCGTGGCTGCAAAGCTCGCCCGCCCATCAAGCCGCTTACATTCGTGCTGAGCAATTGTGGCAGCGCGGCGAAGCATTGCAAAAGCTTGCGCAAACCACTGCACAGCAGCCAGTAAAGGCAAACTTCTACTTCGGCTGGCAAGGCTTAAGTGCTTGTGCAGCTATTTTAATTGTTTGTTTATGTGTTTGGCTGTTGCCAAGCGCGCAACAGGAAATACTGCATTTTCAAACTGCAAAAGGGCAGCAGTTGCACATAGATTTGAACGATGGCAGTAAGGTGTTGCTCAATACTAGTAGTGCGCTAGATGTAGCGTATACCTCTTCACAGCGCACTGTTAGCCTGTTGCAGGGCGAGGCGTTTTTCGATGTAGCCAAAGATACCAAGCGACCGTTTGATGTAGAAACGCATCAAGGTACTGTTCGCGTTGTGGGTACGCGTTTTGCCGTACAGCATACCGAGCTAGACACTGTTATTACAGTGTTAGAAGGTAAAGTAGCACTGGGCGATAAAAGCGACTCATCAATATTCGAGCAAGCCGTATTACTTACGCCTAACCAGCAAACCACTTTTGCCGAAACCAAGCTCGGGCTAAAGCCCAAGGTAATAGATGCGGAAAAAAACTTAAGCTGGCGTAAACAGCACCTTGTTTTTCGTGGCCAACCCCTACGCGATGTGGTTGAAGAGTTAAACCGCTATTCCAGCACCGTAATTGTGCTGGGCGACGCAAGCCTCGCAAATAAGAATGTTACGGCTGTTATTCAGCTTGGCGAAAAGGGCGTAACCGCGGAAACACTGGGTTCTGCCCTGCAATTAAATGTAACTAAAGATAACAGCGGCAGGGTAGTCTTGTCGCGCTAGTCGATAGGCTCTTGTTAGTAATTTATATTCTATAAAAGAGGCCGGTTAGGCCTCTTTATCACCGTTCTACCTGCTAATCTCACCGTTTACCCGCTCCACCGCATAGTGCTTGGCGATAGTTTTTTGTTGTGTGAAAGTAGGCTTGTTACTGATTAGGCTTGCTAAAAATATAACGAAGACAAACTTGCCCTCCGTCAGTTTCTTATTACACGCATTGCCCACGGCAAAACATCACCATAACGATAAACGCAAAGGAATAATAACCTTCTGTTGTTACATTCGTTACAAACTCTCAATAGCTTGGCGTTTACTATCTGCGAGTTATTTCTATGCAACCGTCTGCGTACGGTTTGTATTGTGCTGCGTGTTATTCACAAAAATCAAAGTGTGAGTTTATCATGATTAAAAATAACCTAATTAAATATGCCGTTAGATGTGCAGCCTTAGGCGCACTCTCTACAAGTGCAGTACATGTTAGTGCTACAGATTACAACGACCCATATTGGACAAACCCCGAAGTGAATTCTGACTTTGTGGATAATTTCAACCAAACCCAAATTGACCGAAGTAAGTGGTTGGTTGAAACAAATATTTTTGTAAATGGCGAAGATATCGATTATCAAGATGTGGAGTACCCACAAGCCGATTGGACAATTGGCGTAGGGCAGGACGACCCCGCCGCAATAGACGGCAAGGCGCTTATATTAAAAGCGCGCTACATGGATGGAGAAGTGCAAGATTACTACGGCGGTGACCCGGCAAACCCAGGCAAGCCATTGTTTATTCGTTCGGGGCGTATTGAGTCGCAAATAACCGACGATACAACTTTTACCTATGGGAAATTCGAAGCCCGATTAAAAATGCCGCCTGCACGCAACGGCGAATTCCCCGCGTGGTGGCTATTAGGTAACTTTCCTGATGTGGGTTGGACCGCTTGCCAAGAGTTAGACATTATGGAATTTACCGGCAACAACGGTATGAATATTCCACAAACCTATTGGACCGCCCCCTATGCTGTACACGGTGGTACAACAGTCGGTTTAGCAGGCCTTGGTATTACTAATCCGCAAGAGCAGTATGTTACTTACGGTATTATTAAAACGCCGTCAAAAGTAGAGTGGTATATCAACGGTGTGCTCACCAATACTTTTTCTCGCGACAACCAAGGTGACGATCAACCTTGGCCGTACGTCACCCCCATGCGCATGATTTTAAACCACGCAATTACTCATGTGGAATGGCCGGATGTAGGTAACTACAACGCTTATTCCCCAGATGCCAACAGGCCCAGCGCCACAGGTTGGAGCTATGTGGATAACAATGGCGTAACCCAATACGAATATATTGATGTAGATGCAATGAACGCAAATATCGGTCGGGCGGGTACCGATTTTGTTGTGGATTATGTTGCCCATTGGCCGCTACCTACTAGCGATGCCGAACACAAATATGTAGACGATAGTAAATCCAGCTTTTTCCGCGAATCGGGTAACACTAAAGGCTTTTACAATTTAAAAGGCTGGTTAGCGCCAGTGTCAGTGACTGCTGATGGATTTGATCAACCAGGTTGGGATACCGATGTGCGCGACAATGGCGCCGATAATGCAGCTGATGGCTATGTAGGCTCTAAGTGGGCAACACCCAACGACGACGGTATTCATTGGGTTGAAGTGGATTACGGCCAAGACAAGCAAATTAATTACTTGTGGTTAGAGTGGGCGTGGAACCTACCTGCCGATTACGATATATACGGTAAAAGCAGTACTGGTGCTTGGGAATTTATCACCTCGTCACAACAAGAAGTGGCCACGTGGGCTACGCACGTTTTTGATGTAAATCGCACTTACCGTTACCTAAAGCTCGTAACAAAAGGCCGCATAGATAAATCTAGCCCTATTTGGTTGTTAGAGCTTATGGCATTTGAAGATGTGCCAAATATGTACCCTAAACCTGCGGGTACCACAATGCCTAACCGATCCGTTAACGTGCTAAATAATGGCAATTTTTCGCAAGGGTTAGATAGCTGGGGAACCGAGGCCTTTGATGGCGCAAACCCAACTTACAACGTGCAAAATGGTGCGGCAGTCATTGCGCTTACAAACGATGGTGGCTTATCGGGCTCTGTGCAATTGCACACTTCAGGTTTTGGTTTAAAGCGTGATTATCGCTATCACATAAGTTTCGATGCTCGCGCCGATGTTGCACGAAATTTAATGGTGCGCTTAGCAGAAAACAACCTTAACCCAAGCGCAGCTGGCACCTACCATGTAGAAACCGTTGCTGTGGGGACAAGCTTTAACACCTATAGTTTTACTTACGATTACACGGGGCAAGGTGAACCTGCTCGACTCGCATTTTTACTGGGCGGAATGGGTACTGCGACCACCTATATCGATAATGTGGTTATTCGTGAAGGTGACTTTATTGGCAGTGGTGAACCGCTTGTAGCGGCTATTAGCTCTACCAACTTTGTTAGCGCCAGTAATGGCTGGGAAACCGAATGGTGGGGTGCGCCTGCTCGTGCGGTAGATGGAAACTTAGGTAATAAAGCGAGCGGTAACGATGGTGAAGCCGAAGGCATGGATCTTGATATTACCGTGCGTATTGACGAGCATTACGACGTTAGAGCGGTATTGGTTGCGGGCGACAATTCACCTGAGCGAAGTTTGGATCAGTTCCGCGTTGAGTTTGGCAATGGCACACCTTTAATGGGCTGGACCGACAGCACAACAGAGGGTGTATACGAAGAGTTCGCAAACTTTAATAACACGCCTGCTGCTGGCGAGCGCGATTTTAAATTCTTCTTCCGCCCACCTGCAGGGCAACTGGTAGAAGTGGCCGATGTGCAATTGCTAGCGGTAGATTTAATGCCCCATAGAATTTCAGCCATAGCGTTAGACGAGGGCGGCACTATTTCGCCAGCAGGCACTACGCGCTACAGCAGAAACAACACCGATGATGCAACCTACACGTTTACCGCCCCACAAGGGCAATCGGTAAGTAATGTGATTGTGGATGGCGTGTCGATGGGACCGTTAAATAGTTATACTTTTACCGATATCAATGCTGATCACACCTTAGCGGTAAGCTTTGGTGGTGAAGTTGAGCAACCAGAAACTGGCGATGCTATCAACTATGCGCCCGAGGCTTACGCAACTGCGAGTTCCGAGTTACAAACGGCGGCGTTAGCCAACGACGGCGATGCAGGTTCGCGCTGGGAGAGTGAGCACGGTGCAGGCCCTTCGTGGTTAGCGCTAGAGTTAAATGACACAGTGCGCGTATCCAAAGTGGTTATTGATTGGGAAGCGGCAAACGCTGGCACCTATGAAATTCAAGGCTCGCTAAACGGTATAGATTGGAACACCTTAGAAGTCGTTAGTGGTGGAGCCTTTGGTAATCGTACGGATACGGTTTTACTAGATGGCTCTGCTAGTAATTCTGTCAACCATATTCGTATATACGGTGTAGAACGCAGTGCTGGCAACAACTGGGGGTATTCAATCTTTAACGTTGAAGTATGGGGCGAAGCAGGTGATACCTCGATGGAGGAGGAAGTAGAAATTGAGCCTGTATCCGCAGCAGCTAGCAGTGATTTTCAAGCGGCAGCGAATGCAATAGATGCCGATGCTGGTAGTCGCTGGGAAAGCGCGCACGCAGATGCTACCGCACACTTAACATTGGATTTAGCATCAACCTATAAACTCGTGTCAGTCGCTATAGATTGGGAAGCTGCCAATGCTGGAGCTTACACCCTAGAAGGTTCTAGCGATGGTGTAAATTGGACAACCATTGCAAGCTTCACCGGCGGTGCTTTCGGCAATAGAACCGATACTTTAACGGTGAGTGGCAGCCATAGATTTGTACGCATTAACTGTACAGAAAAAAGTGCAGGCAACAATTGGGGCTATTCCATTTATGACGTACGTCTAACTGCATTATTACCTACGCCTTAAGCGGGGCAATCGGTAATTATAAGCTGCTGATTTAAAAGCGAGCCTAATATCATATCGCTAGCCCTCGGGCTAGCGTTTTTTTGCTTATCTATTAATGGTTATCTATTAAAAGCTAGTCGCTATCGATTAGCTACAGCGTCCTATTTGTCGCGCTATTAGTCCTAGCAACCTTTTTTAACTATCTATTCCTTGTCAAAGCAGCGAGATTAAAGCTTGTCGCTTTACATGTTGCGCGTGCTCTATGCATAGGATTACCCCTCTCATACAACAATTAGAACGCAACAGTAGAAAATACAGCGATACACATTTTAGGTAGGTAATTTATCAAACCTATTTGTAGACATAATAATGAGATAAGCAGAGACCATTATGCAGTTAATTCAGCTACTAAAGACGATGGGTATTAGTCGGCTATGTATTTTTTTATTTGGTGCCGTACTCGCTAGCACAATGCTAGCTGGTTGCGGTGGTTCTTCAAGTTCAGAAAAGTCCTCAGGCCAAGTGGTGACTGAGCCCGAATCTGAACCAGAGTCAGAACCAGAGTCAGAACCAGAGTCGGAGCCAGAATCTGAACCAGAGTCGGAGCCAGAATCCGAGCCGGACCCAGCGCCCGACACAGCGCAAGATATGCGCAGCGAAAAACGCGGCTTAGCCTATGGCTACCACAGTGAAAACGACCTCAAAGCTATGCAGGGTAAAGTGAAGTGGTGGTACAACTGGGATACCCAAGCGGACGCGAACGTAAAAGAGAATTACGCCAGTTATGGCTACGATTTTGTTCCTATGGCGTGGGACGAAAACTTTAACGAAGAAGCGCTGCGCAGCTTTTTAGATAATCACCCCGATGTGAAATACCTGCTGGGCTGGAATGAACCAAACTTCATGGAACAGGCCAACCTCACACCAGCGGAAGCCGCAGCCCATTGGCCCGTGCTAGAGGCCATCGCGCAGGATTACAACCTAAAATTAGTCGCCCCTGCGGTGAACTACAGCCCCGGTAATGTTGATATTCCAGGTACCGATGATGATTACGACCCTTGGCTATACCTCGATGCCTTCTTTGAAGCGTGTGAAGGTTGCCAAGTAGATTACATTGCCGTGCATTGCTATATGAAATACGAAAGCGCTTTCAGTTGGTATGTGGGTGAATTTGAGCGCTACAACAAACCTATTTGGGTAACCGAGTGGGCAGGGTGGGACGATGGCGGCCCAGCGAATATGGGTGAGCAAATGAACTTCTTGTCCGATACTGTGCGCTGGATGGAGAGCAACGATAATATATATCGCTATTCTTGGTTTTTGGGGCGCAGTAGTGAAGGCTACGATCAGTTCCCATACCTAGATGTTTTACTGGCCGATGGCGAACTAACACCGTTGGGTAGTGTGTATACCTCTATTCCGTCCAACGATTTTCGCTACAAAATACCCGCGCGTATTGAGGCCGAAGGCGCCCATAGCTTAACGGGCTTCAAACACTTAGCCACAACCGATACTACAGGTTTAGCTAAGTTAATAGCCGCGTCTAACGAAGTAGCAGAGTACAAATTAAACGTGGAAGAGGGGGGCGATTACACCTTAGCTTTACGTTTGGCTTCATCTGCAAACAGTGATATTGCCATCCGTGTGGATGGCTTATTGGTGTACACCTTCGAAGATATTAATACCGGCGGTGTTGAGGCGTGGATGACCTTTAGCTCAACCCCTATTAGTTTAACCGCGGGTGATCACATATTACGTGTAGAGTCTAAATCGTCGCGTTTTGGCTTTAATTGGTTAGAGCTTACTAATTAGTACTTACCAATTAGTGATTATCCTATAGCACATTTACTCCCTACTGTTGTACGTTATTGCTCACTATGTAAGTGAGCAACTCTCCTCTCTAGGGCTGCCGTACTGGCGGCCTTTTTTATGCCCTTTTTTGTGTCTCTTGTTATTAATCACAAAAAAAACACCTTACCTTGATATAGTTGGTTTTTGCGTTTCTTATTCGGCGGCCACCCCGCTAGAATGATGCGCTGCGCACAATGCGCCTCGAATAAAAAATAACAATATCTACAAGGTGAAAATAGTGAAACTAAGCACAGTACGGAAAAGCTGGGATCAATCCAAAATAGTGGCCAATTGGTGTGTGGGAGCGTTATTTATGACTGCACTAGCAGGTTGTGGTGAAAAAAGTGAAGCCCCCAAGCCAGTAGCAGAAGAGCAAGGTACAGCAAAGCCTGCAGTGGTGGAAAGTCGATTTGCCATTGGTGGCTATACCGATGGGCCTGGGCAAGGTGTAAATGGTTTAAGCCTAAACCACGCCACCGGAGAGCTAACCAGCTTGGGCTTATTGGCAGAAACTGTGAACCCTTCTTACGTGGTGTTTAACGAAGACGCTACCGTAATGTACACCGTAAACGAGAAAGAGCACGGTGGCATAAGTGCGTTTACCTTAAATACCACCAACAAAACATTTACTCTTACTGCAGCGACACAAGGCGTGGCTTATGCGCCGTGTCATATTAGCTTAAGCCCCAACGGCAAGTTTATTGCTGTGGCGAATTATATGTCGGGCGATGTGCAATTATTTTCCCGTGCGGCCGATGCAAATTTAGCCTTAGTAAGCGCCCAGCAGCACACGGGTAAAGGCCCCAACGAAAGCAGGCAAGAAGCGCCGCACCCCCACTGGATCAACTGGAGCCCAGATGGCAAGTTTGTATACAGTGTCGATTTGGGTATAGATCAAATCATTAAATACACGGTTACCGAGCAGGGCTTTAGCGCTGGCGAGCCGGCTATTACCTTGCAAGGTGGCGATGGCCCACGCCATATGGTGTTCCATGCCAATAAAGATATTGCCTATGTAGTGAACGAGCTTTCCAACACTGTAGCAGTATTAAGCTATAACCCAGAAACAGGTGCGCTTACAGAAATGCAGCGCATAGGCACCTTAGACCCGGCCTTTAGTGAGCACAGCCAAACGGCGGCAATTAAAGTATCATCCGATCAGCGCTTTGTTTACGCATCAAACCGTGGCGCCAATACCATAGCGGTGTTTGCCGTAGCTGCCGACGGTCGCCTAACCTACGTGCACGAGCACGCTACCGAAGGCAAGTGGCCGCGCGATTTTACCCTCACCAGTGATGGCAAGTACGTGTTAGTGGCTAACGAGCATTCCAGTACTATTACACTGCTAGCCCGCGATAGCGAAACCGGCAAACTCAGCTCTACCGGTAAATCCATTGCTACGCATCGCCCAACGGCAGTGGTTGAATTTTAATCGCCTTGCTGATTGCCCACCGGCGCTCAGTGCGCCGGTTGTTATCCCCCCTTATGCATCCTTCCTAGGGTATAATCGCCCGCACTTTTTGTATTCACCCCATTTAGCTCAAAGAAGGTTTTTCCATGGCGCTTACCCGCATCATTGCTCATCGTATAGAACGCACCGTACCTACCGAGCAAGCACGCATTCAAACTAGGCAAACCTGTTGGTCACAAGATGGGCGTATTGAAGAGTGTTTTCGCGAAATGAAGCAAGCCGCGCTTAAGCGTTCGGGTAAAGATTATGGTCGTTTTTCCGACGACCGGGCCAACCATCCATTGGCGAGTTGGTTAGAAGAGTACCACGCAGAAAAAATGAGCTTTGAAAGCTTTACGGCTAAAGCCATGGCACACATTAAGCTAGAGCTAGATAAAACAGAGGTGGTAACCGGCGCGTTTTTTGTTTTTGCCCACGAAAAATTAGAAGAGGCAGATTTCTTACATATTTACTTTGTGCAGCACAACAGTGGCCAATATATTGATGCTGAATTGGAAATGGCCGAATCGTTTTATTTAGATACCGACGGTGTGCGTTTAGCAGCAAAAATAAACTTAGATGACTGGCTAGGCGAAGATGTGCATCGCAAAAACAATGCAGTTACCTTATTGCGCTGGCGCGGAGAAAAAGAGCTTTCTGAAGTGTTTGAAGCAAGTATTGGCTTCGCAGAAAAAATAGATTTAACCGCAGAGACCGAAGCGTTTTTAGAAGTGGTGAACGAATACACCAAAGAGTTACCCGATGTAGTTAAAGAGTACACCAAGGCCCAAGTTGTGGATTACTGCATGGAGCAAGATAAAGTGGGCAAGCCAGTTGTGATAAAAGAACTTTCTACTCAGTTAATAGAAGCCCCGAAATTACCTACAGAAGAATCCTACACGCCGCCACCGCCGTTTTCAGAGTTTATAAAACAAAATAAACCTTTGGCCAAGCCGGAGCTTATTCCAGATAAAGCCAAGTTACGCCAATATGTGCGCATAAGTGGCCGCAACGACTTTTTAAGCATGAGTTTTGCGTCTAGCTGTTTAGGTGATACCGTTGTTTACGACGCAGAGTCCGATAGCCTCACCATTAAAAATATTCCACCAAGTTTAAAATCGCGTTTATTAAAGCATGTACGCGAAAGTGATTAATTGTTAGTGGTGAGCATTAGCCGCGAGGGTTAGCGGCTAGGGCTATTGCTAGGGCTTGGAGCCAGTGTCGTAGGCATTTAGCCACAGCGCGGGGTTGTTAAGTGGTGTGGCGGCAGGCAGGTCTGGGTTGGTAAGGTAGATTTTTTTGCGCTCACTAAGTTTGGTATTGGCTATGCCGGTTTTAACCCGTACATCACTATGGAATAGCTTATCAAAACTGCCGTCGGCGATTGCTTTTTCTAGCCCGCTTTCAATTGCTGCGGCTAAATCTTTTTTTAGCGGCGATACAAATATATAAGCGGGCATTGGGTAAATAATTACCAGCTCTTGCTCTATGGCTAAGTCTATATCCGACCACGCTACTAGCTCCTGCCAAGGCTCCATCATTCCCCGTGGGTAAGCATCAAAACGTTTTGAATTTAGCATGTAAGCCAAGTTTTTGGGGTCGCTACTGGTAATAACCTTAAAACCTGCGTGCTTTAATATAGGGGTATCAGACCAAGTTTCGCCCTGACCAAGGCTAAATGCCCGCAGATCCTCCAGCGAGTTTACAGCGCTAAAGCGCGCCTGATCACCCGCGCGAATCAATAGCAGCCTATAGCCCAGCATGCCTTTGTATATTGGCACGCGAATAGGTATTAATCGCTTTTCTAAATCGTTCGTAGTGCCAGCCCAAAAGAAATCGGTTTTACCTTGCTCTAGTAGCGTAACTTCTCTGGGGTGGCTGCATCCCGCGCCATGTTTTTCGATTGTATAGTTTGCATGGGCGTAGGAAAGGGCGAGCGCTACGATATTGTCGACATACACATTTGCTTCGGCATCTACCGACCCGCAATGCCGCACAATATTGATTGTAGGTTTGGGTGGCTCGGCAGCAAAGCTAATTGGCGAATAAAGCGCGCACAAAAGAAGCCACCACCAGCATTTAAATGGCAGTGTATGCGTGTTGTTAATATGGCTTTGGGGGTGTATTTCCATCCGCATCCACCTTTGCCCTATATCGGGGGCGCTTTAGTTACTAGTATAGCGGAGAATTTGGCGTAATAATCGTTGTGCGATTAGAACTTGGAAGTTAGGTAGCGCTGTGTTTAGGTCTATCGAGTTATATCGTAGGTTTTAACTGGGTGCCTACGAGTGTAAGCACCTAGCGAGAGACTAATGTGCGAGCTAGGTTAGCTACGGTTTAGGGATTCGTGCAGCTCCAACCCCACGAGGTAAGCTTCTGAGAAAAAGCCTCTGCTCGTTCTTCGCAGTAGCCTTCTACATTGCTAGCATGCCACAAGGTATTCACTTCACCTGGTTGCTCGGTGTCTTTGTAATAATTTACCGAACACGGTACGCTAGCGCCCGCATTGGCGTATTCAATTTCTATGCGGCGAGTCATTTCGTGAAGAGTGCATTGGTAAGTAACTGCTGCTGTTTCGGCAACAGCGGTGGTGGTTGAAGGCGGCTCTTGGATGCCTTCTTCTTGCGCCATTGCACCGTAAGAAAAACTTAACGATACCGCTGCGGCAATTACCCAAGTGTTGGTAATTTGTTTAATCATGATTACTCCCAAGTATAATTATTTAGATGCGTAACACGTTCTTAAGTTGTTGCGTGTTTAATGTGCCGCGTAAGTGTCGGCAGTAGTAAATTGCCGTTTGAGTATAACGGCTAATGATGAGTTTCGCATGCCTCCTGAAATACTATTTCAAATTCTTGTGTTGCTGTTCGCAGGCTTGGTTGCTGGTTTTTTAGCCGGTTTGTTTGGCGTTGGGGGGGGGATAGTGATTGTGCCCGCCCTGTACGCACTATTTCGTTGGATGGAGGTAAGCGCTAACAGTGCTATAAGCATTGCGGTTGGTACATCGTTAGTCACACTTTTACCTACGGCATGTTCTTCTT from Saccharophagus degradans 2-40 includes these protein-coding regions:
- a CDS encoding nucleoid-associated protein codes for the protein MALTRIIAHRIERTVPTEQARIQTRQTCWSQDGRIEECFREMKQAALKRSGKDYGRFSDDRANHPLASWLEEYHAEKMSFESFTAKAMAHIKLELDKTEVVTGAFFVFAHEKLEEADFLHIYFVQHNSGQYIDAELEMAESFYLDTDGVRLAAKINLDDWLGEDVHRKNNAVTLLRWRGEKELSEVFEASIGFAEKIDLTAETEAFLEVVNEYTKELPDVVKEYTKAQVVDYCMEQDKVGKPVVIKELSTQLIEAPKLPTEESYTPPPPFSEFIKQNKPLAKPELIPDKAKLRQYVRISGRNDFLSMSFASSCLGDTVVYDAESDSLTIKNIPPSLKSRLLKHVRESD